In the genome of Rubidibacter lacunae KORDI 51-2, one region contains:
- a CDS encoding DUF4282 domain-containing protein, translated as MNALWDFSFKNFFAPKFIGLLYAIGLGLIGLFSLLFLGLGFRSGILAGLLSLILTPVFALLEIIFLRIFLESMIAVIRVAEESIKIAASVKETAENTKTVTQGNEGF; from the coding sequence ATGAATGCACTTTGGGATTTTTCGTTTAAGAATTTCTTCGCTCCGAAATTCATCGGTCTTCTCTACGCAATCGGATTGGGTCTAATAGGTTTGTTTAGTCTTTTGTTTCTTGGCTTGGGTTTCAGATCGGGGATTCTTGCAGGACTTCTTTCCTTAATTTTAACGCCCGTTTTTGCACTTTTGGAAATCATTTTTTTGAGAATTTTTCTGGAAAGTATGATTGCTGTAATCCGTGTTGCTGAGGAATCTATCAAGATTGCAGCAAGTGTCAAGGAAACTGCCGAAAATACGAAGACCGTTACACAGGGAAATGAAGGATTTTAG
- a CDS encoding TrmH family RNA methyltransferase → MLTSLQNPLVKQIRKLHRAKERRNLDLLLLEGTHLVATACELERSLVEVCATPEWQERYPHLWLRASARAQRAESVAPEVLVKLATTVNPDGVVATARRSQLHRVPSPAIDLGIAAERLQDPGNLGTTIRTAVAAEVGGLWLSADSVDPDSPKVLRASAGAWLTLPIAVAADVGAVVRAFQQQGGQAIATLPRAKRTYWDVDLRGPTLILLGNEGAGLSAELSELADVQACIPIAPGVESLNAATAAALLLFEVRRQRCSAKDRAASD, encoded by the coding sequence GTGCTGACCAGCCTTCAGAACCCGCTCGTCAAGCAGATTCGCAAGCTGCACCGCGCAAAGGAACGGCGCAATCTGGATTTGCTGTTGCTCGAGGGTACGCACCTAGTGGCGACGGCTTGCGAACTCGAGCGATCGCTAGTGGAGGTGTGTGCGACGCCGGAGTGGCAGGAGCGCTACCCGCACCTTTGGTTGCGGGCAAGCGCGCGGGCGCAACGGGCGGAGTCGGTCGCGCCGGAGGTGTTGGTAAAGTTAGCAACGACGGTCAATCCCGACGGGGTCGTTGCAACGGCTCGACGGTCGCAATTGCACCGTGTTCCATCACCGGCGATCGATTTGGGCATCGCGGCTGAGCGCCTGCAGGATCCGGGCAATTTGGGCACGACGATTCGCACGGCTGTAGCTGCAGAAGTCGGGGGATTGTGGCTGAGTGCCGACAGCGTGGATCCAGATAGTCCAAAGGTGTTGCGAGCCTCGGCCGGCGCTTGGCTGACGCTGCCCATTGCCGTTGCAGCAGATGTGGGAGCGGTTGTACGGGCATTCCAGCAGCAGGGCGGTCAGGCGATCGCGACGCTGCCTCGGGCAAAGCGGACTTACTGGGATGTCGATCTAAGAGGTCCGACGCTGATCCTGCTCGGGAACGAGGGGGCAGGATTGTCTGCGGAGCTTTCCGAACTAGCGGACGTGCAGGCGTGCATTCCGATCGCGCCGGGAGTTGAGTCGTTGAACGCAGCAACTGCGGCCGCCCTGCTGCTCTTTGAGGTGCGCCGCCAGCGCTGCAGCGCAAAAGATCGTGCCGCGTCGGATTAG